ACCGGCTCCACGCGGCACCGTGAGGCCGCCCAGGCCGCGCTCGGCACCGTGTCCGTGCTGGCCACGGGGCACGCCAGGTTCGCCGGGTGGGGGCTGTCCGTGGCGCGGGCGGCCCTGGACGGTCCCGTGGAGGTCGCCGTGATCGGGCCGGCCGACGACCCGCGTACGGTGGCGCTGCACCGGCAGGCGCTGCTGGCCGACGTTCCCGGGCTGGTGGTCGCACTCGGCCCCGGCGACTTCCCCGAGCTGCTGGAGGGCCGCGGGCTCGTCGGCGGGGCGCCTGCCGCCTACGTGTGCAGGGGATTCACCTGCCGCATGCCCGTGAGCACGGTCCAGGAGCTCCGCGCCGAGCTGGCCAACTGAGTACAGCTATCCGGTCTGCGGGCGGCCCGTGTTGGGGTCGGTCCCCGTGTCGCCACCGGTCGTGGGGACGGGGGCCTGCGTGGCCGGCGGCTCCGTGTGCTCGGGCGGCTGGTCCGGCTGTCCGTTCTGCCCGTCACCGTTGTCGCTCGGCGCATCGGTCGACGGCGGGTCCGTGGCCGTGGGCCCGGTGGGCTCAGGCGTGGGCGTGCTGTTCCAGTCGTTGGGGTTCGTCGGAGACGTGTAGTCCTGCTGGGGAACGTCCTGGTTGTTGTCGGGCGTCGAGTAGTCGGGCCCCCAGCCGTAGTCCGACGGCTCGGGGAACTCCTCCACCGGCTGGCCCGCCATGGCCTCGGTCATGAACGCCCGCCAGATCTGCGCCGGCAGCTGTCCGCCGAACTGCGTGCCGTACCCGGGGATCGTGACGGTGGCGTTGTCCTCCCTGAACATGTCGACCGCGACGGCGAGCTGCGGCGTGAACCCGTTGAACCAGACCGACTTCGACTTGTCCGTGGTGCCCGTCTTGCCGGCCACCGGGCGGTCGTAGAGCCGGGCGGCGGTGCCGGTGCCGTACTTGACGACCTGCTGCATCGCGTACACGGTGTCCGCGGCGGCCTGCTCGCTGACCACCCGCGTCGCGACCGGCTCGATGACCTTCTTCTTGCCCTTCGCGTCGGTGACCGACATCACCACGTGGGCCTCCATGTGCGTGCCCTTGTTGGCGAAGGTGGAGAAGCCCGAGGCGTTCTGGACGGCGCTGACCGAGGAGACGCCGAGCGGGAAGGACGCGTAGGCCTGCTGCTGCTCGATCTGCGCCTTGGGGATGCCCGCCTTCTCGGCGACGGCGGCGACCTTGTCCAGGCCGACCTTCTGGCCGAGGTCCACGAACGCGGTGTTGACCGAGTTCTGGGTGGCCCGCACCAGGTTGATCTGGCCGTACGAACGGTCGCTGTCGTTGGGGATCGGCTTCGGGTCCGACGCCACGCGCATCGGCGAGTTGCCGTTGACCCTGGTGGACAGGTCGAAGCCGTTGTCGAGCGCCGCCGCCAGCGTGTACGGCTTGAAGGTCGACCCCGCCTGGACCTTGGACGAGAACGCGCTGTCCCAGTGCTCCGACTGCGAAGGCTTGCCCCCGTAGAAGGCGACGATCTCGCCGGTGGCCGGATCGACGGCCGCGAGCCCCGTACGGACCTTCTTGGGTGTCGAGTCGGGCAGCACGTCCTTGACGGCCCGCTGTGCCGCCTGCATGAGCTTCTTGTCGAACGTGGTGACGATCTTCAGGCCGCCGCCGTTGATGTCCTCGTCGGTGTAGCCGCGCCGGTTGAGCTCGGCCGTCACCTGCTCCAGCATGTACTGGGCCTGGCCCTTGAGCTCGAACGGCTTCTTCGGGGCCGCGAGCTGGGGGAAGCGCTGGGCGGCGACCTGCTCGGGCGTCAGCGTGCCCGTCTGGCCCATCGCGTCGATCACCGACTGCCAGCGGACCTTGGCCGCCTCGAGATCGGCGCCCTTGGGGTCGGCGAACCGGCTGGGCTGCTGGATCACCGCCGCGAGGTAGGCGCCCTCGGCCACGCTGAGCTGGTCGACGTGCTTGCCGAAGTAGGCGCGGGCGGCCGACTCGACGCCGTTGGCGCCGCGGCCGAAGTAGATCGTGTTGAGGTACTGCTCCAGCACCCAGTCCTTCGACTTGGACTGGTCGACCTTCATCGCGATGAGGATCTCTTTGAACTTCCGGGTGACGGAGCGCTCCTGGCTGAGGCCGCTGTAGTAGTTGCGTACGAGCTGCTGGGTGATCGTCGAGCCGCCCTGGAGCTGCTGCCCGCTGACGGTGGACCAGACGGCCCGCGCGGTGCCCTTGACCGACACGCCGCCGTCCTCGTAGAAGGAGCGGTTCTCCGCCGCGATGACCGCGTCGCGCACGTGCTTGGGCACCTTGGCCAGCTCGACGTTCTTGCGGTCGATGCCCTGGCGGGCGATCACGCTCTTGCCGTCACGGTAATAGATCACCGAACCCTGCGCAGTGGCTTCCTTCTGCGTGGAGTCAGGAATGGGCGTCATGGCCCACGCGACCGCGAAAAGCCCGACGAGTACGAGGATTCCTGCACCCAAAGAAATCAGTAGAAGCCGGAGAACCCGCCGTTTTCGCATCCCGTTACCACCGCCGCTCCGCACCCCGACCCCCTCGTCACCTTCGGACAACCCCCGCAAGCTGGGCGAATGCCAAGGGTAAACGATCGATATCGGTGCCCCGTCCCACAGCGATAGTACGGCGGGAGCTAGCTCCTGCGCGGGACATCGGCGACCAACGGCAGCACTCTGTATGGAACCGGTGTGTCCAGGGCGATGATCGAATTAGTCCTGAGCACACCCTGAACGTCCACTATCCGGTCGATAACCCGTTGAAGATCGGCATTTGTCCGCGCGACCACGCGGCAGAGCAGATCGCTGTCGCCGGTGATCGTGTGCACCTCCAGCACCTCGGGGATCGCGGCCAGCCGGTCGGCCACCGGATCGTGCCCGGCGATCTGCCTGATCTCCATGCTGACGAACGCGGTGACGCCGTAGCCGAGGGCCTCGGGCGACACGTCGGGCCCGAACCCCGTGATCACGCCCCTGGCGATCAGCCGGTCGAGCCGGGCCTGAACGGTGCCGCGGGCCACGGCGAGCCGGCGCGAGCATTCGAGCACGCCCAGACGGGGCTCCTCCGTCAGGAGCGCGATCAGCCGGGCGTCAAGGTCATCGATCGTCATACTGTACAGATTTACCGGACATTTCATGGAGAAGCTAGACAGCTTGTGCACCGGATCAGGTAACTGTTGCGCAGCTCGCCCAGGAAAATCGACAGTTGGTCTTATGAATGACGCTTTTCCGGTCAACGGCATGGATGCCGTCGTGTTCGCCGTGGGCAACGCCAAGCAGGCGGCCCACTATTACTCGGCCGCGTTCGGCATGAGGTTGGTGGCCTACCGCGGCCCCGAGAACGGCAGCCGCGACGAGGTCGCGTACGTACTGGTCTCGGGCGGCGCCACGTTCGAGTTCCGCGCCTCGCTCCGGCCGGGCACGGACCTGGCCAGGCACGTGGCCGAGCACGGCGACGGAGTGATCGACCTGGCCATCGCGGTGCCCGACGTCGAGGCGGGGTACGCGCACGCGGTCGCCCATGGGGCCAAGGGGCTGGCGGAGCCGTACACGATGGAGGACGAGCACGGCAAGGTGCAGATCGCGGCCATCGCCACCTACGGCGAGACCCGGCACACGCTGGTCGACAGGTCCAACTACGGCGGCCCCTACCTGCCCGGATACGTGGCGGCCGAGCCGCTGGTCGCGCCCCCCGGCACCAGGAACGGGCGGCTCTTCCAGGCGATCGACCACTGCGTCGGCAACGTCGAGCTGGGCAAGATGGACGAGTGGGTGGAGTTCTACCGCAAGGTGATGGGCTTCACGAACATGGCGGAGTTCGTCGGCGACGACATCGCCACCGAGTACTCGGCGCTCATGTCCAAGGTCGTGGCGGACGGCTCGCGCAAGGTCAAGTTCCCGCTGAACGAGCCGGCCATCAGCCGCAGGAAGTCGCAGATCGACGAGTTCCTGGAGTTCTACGGCGGGCCGGGGGTCCAGCACATCGCGCTGGCCACCAACGACATCCTGACCACGGTGGACCACATGCGGGCGGCCGGCGTCCAGTTCCTGGACACGCCCGACTCGTACTACGACGACCCCGAGCTGCGGGCGCGCATCGGGCAGGTGCGGGCGCCGATCGAGGAGCTCAAGCGGCGGAAGATCCTCGTGGACCGCGACGAGGACGGCTACCTGCTGCAGATCTTCACCAAGCCGGTGCAGGACCGGCCCACCGTGTTCTTCGAGCTGATCGAGCGGCACGGGTCGCTCGGGTTCGGCAAGGGCAACTTCAAGGCCCTGTTCGAGGCGATCGAGCGGGAACAGGAACGGAGGGGCAACCTTTAGTTTGTCCCGACTTAGTGGTGGTCATCAGGACATCATGGGATCACCACCGGGGCTGGCGGGACGCTGGCGACGCCTGTTCGCCGGCGTCCTCGACTGGCTCATCGTCAACGTCGTCTCCGCCCCCTTCACGTCTCCGGGCTGGGAGTACGTCTGGGACCGGGGCAGAGGCGCGTGGGAACGCTATCCGGTGGAGCACACCTTCCTGGCCGGGCTCGTGGCCTTCCTGTACTTCTGGCTGCTGCACGCCTTCTGGAACGGCCAGACCCTGGGCAAGAGGCTGTTCGGCATGCGGGTCGTACAGGAGCGCGGCGCCCGGATCACCGTGTCCCAGGCCGCGGTGAGGCAGGCCGTCGCGTCCGCGCTCGTATGGCTATGCTGCGTCGGCATGCTGGTGGACCTCGGCTGGATCCTCTTCGACCCGCGCAAACAAGCCCTGCATGACAAGGTGGCCAGGACCGTCGTCGTCAACGCGTAACTCAGCGTAAGCTTCTGGTCACGATTCGAAGGGGGCTCGTAAGCCGATGCGTTCCTACAAGCGCTGGGTGGCACTGATGGCGGCGCTGGTCAGCGTGCTGGGCTGCGCGCCCGCGGACAAACCGCCGCTCGCCGACCATCGGCTCGACGACCCGCCGCCGCTCACCGAATACCGGCCGGGCGCGGCCGGCATCGGCGACCCCGACTTCCCCACCGACGGCAACGGCGGCTACGACGTCTCCCACTACGACCTGGACATCGACTACGTGCCGGTGACCAAGCAGCTCCACGGGGTGGCCACCATCAAGGCCGCCGCCACCCAGGACCTGTCGAGCTTCAACCTCGACTTCTCCGGGATGACCGTGAGCAAGGTCACCGTCAACAACGCCACCGCGACGTTCCGGCGCCAGGGCAGCGAGCTGACCGTGACGCCGTCCGAGCCGATCGACGTCAAGTCCCGCTTCACCGTCAAGGTCACCTACGCGGGGCAGCCCCAGCCGATCAGGGACAGCGCCAACCTGGGCACGTTCGGATTCGTCGCGACCCCTGACGGCGCGTTCGTGGCCTCCGAGCCCGACGGCTCCAAGACCTGGTTCCCCAACAACGACCACCCGGCCGACAAGGCCACGTACGACTTCACGATCACCGTCCCCGCCGGGGTGACCGCCCTGGCCAACGGCGAGCTCGTCGGGCGGCCCACGACCGCCCAGGGCAAGACCACCTTCCGGTGGCGCGAGCGGCAGCCGATGGCGAGCTATCTGGCGACGGCCACGATGGGCATGTTCGACCTGCGCGAGGGCCGCACGCCCGCGGGCATCACGGAGATCGCCGCCGTCGACCCCAAGTTCAAGAAGTCACTCAACACGCTCTTCAAGCTCTCCGGTGAGATCACCGACTACTGGTCCACGGTGTTCGGCCCCTACCCGTTCTCCTCGACCGGGGGCATCGTCGACGACTTCGCCGCCGGTTACGCCCTGGAGAACCAGACCAAGCCGCTTTACGGGGGCTTCGAGCCCGACCCGAGCATCATCGCCCACGAGCTGGCCCACCAGTGGTTCGGCGACAGCCTGTCCATCAAGCGCTGGAGTGAGCTCTGGCTCAACGAGGGCTTCGCCACGTACGCGGAGTGGCTCTGGTCGGAGCACAAGGGCGGCAAGACCGCCGAGGCGATCTTCAACCAGGAGCACGCCCGCCCGGCGAGCGACCCGATCTGGGCCTATCCGCCGGGGCGGGCCAGGCCCGAGGACCTGTTCAACGCGTCGGTCTACGCCCGCGGCGCCATGACGCTGCACGCCCTGCGCAAGGCCATCGGCGACGCCACCTTCTTCAAGCTGCTCAAGACGTGGACCGCCGACCACCGCAACGGCAACGTCACGACGGAGGAGTTCATCCGCCTCGCCGAGCAGTTGTCCGGCAAGAACCTCCGCCCGCTCTTCGACGCCTGGCTCTTCCAGCCGCAACGCCCCGCCTGAGCAGGGCGGAAACGCTTCTCGTCGCTCGGCCCAAGTACGGGTGTAAGGCGAACGACGAAGGGAGCGAGGCCAGTGCGCCTCAACGAGGACCCTGCGGCCTTTGAGGCCTTCTATCGCCGCCATGTCGATGCCGTCATGCGGTTCGTGGTCCGGCGGGTGAGCGACCCCCACCTCGCCGCCGACCTGACCGCGGACATCTTCCTGGCGGTCCTGGACACGGCGCACACTTACGTGCCGGGCCGGGGCAGCGAGATCGCCTGGCTGTACGGCATCGCGCGCAACGTCGTGTCGGCCCAGCACCGCAACGCGGCGCGGGAGGCGCGGGCGACCGGCCGCGTCGCCGGCCGCCGGCTGATGGACGATGACGATCTCGTCAGGATGGAGGAGCGGGTCGACGCGGAGCGCCGGATGCGCCGCGCCCTGGAGGCCATGCGCCGGCTGCCTGAGGGCGAGCGGGCGGTGCTGGAGCTGGTGGCGATCGACCAGCTCACCGTCGCGGAGGCCGCTGCGGCCCTGGGCATCAGGCAGGTGACCGCACGAGTGCGGTTGCACCGGGCGAGACGTGCGCTTGGGGAGGTCGCTGAGGTGGATCCGCAGCGAAGCGAGGACATCCACCTCAGCCCGCCGAGCGGAGCTCGGCCACAAGCACAGCCGGATTCGCAGCGGCCGGAAAGCCCTTCTTCAACTGTGTACGTGGAGGGACAGGTATGAGCAACTTCGAAGAGCGCCTGCTCAGTGCACTCAAGGAAGACATCACGACGCGGAAGGCGGAGAACACGATGACGACGACCGTGACACCGATCGAGCGCCCTTCGCGGCGGCGGCGCTTCGTGGGCCTGACGACCGCGGCGGCCGGGCTCGCCGCCGCCGCCACCGCGGTGGTAGTGCTGACCGGGCTCAGCAGCGCCCCGGCGTACGCGGTCACCAAGGACGCCGACGGGGCGGTCAACGTGCGGATCAACGAGTTCAGCGACCCGGAGGGGCTGGCCGGGGAGCTGGCCGGGGCCGGGGTCAAGGCGGTCGTGAACTACCTGCCCGAGGGGCAGACCTGCAAGGAGCCGCGTGGCGAGCGCGGGTCCGGCACCGGGAAGTTCACAGCGAGCGTCGGCCGGTCGGGCGGCGCAATCTCCTTCAAGATCGAAAAGGGGCAGGTGCCGGCGGGCGAGACGCTGGTGCTGGCCGTCTCCAAGAGCAAGGACGGCGACGACAGGCCGCCGTTCGCGATGTCGCTCACGGTCGTGAAGGGCCCCGTCGCGCCCTGCGAGCCCACCACGATGCCCGCACCCGGCCCCGGCGCCAAGGACGACGGCGGGCGTGGTCTGGTCACCAGGACGGATGGTGCGGACCAGGGTCCTGGCACCCACACCGGACCCAACTGACCCCCTTCTACCGGGTCGGCGCCTCCTCGCCCGACCGCGCGAAGGCGTCCTGACCGCCCCAGGCCGGGGTCCCTTTCTGGGTGCCGCGGCCATCCCAGGCCCGGCCCTCCTCCGGGGGCCGCGGCCGTTCCAGGCCCGGCGGCCCTCCCGAGCAGACGGGGTCGCCGGGCTTCAGCTCCAGTAGCGCTCGCCGGCCAGGATGAGCGCGGCGGCGCCGACCAGCCCCGCCTCCTGACCCAGGGCGGCGGGGACGACCTTCACCCGGCGGGCGAAGCGCATCCTCGCGTGCTCCCACAGCGCCTCCTCCAGCGGGCCGAACAGCGGCTCGCCGGCCTGCGACAGCCCACCGCCGATCGTGACCAGATCGAGGTCGCACAGGTGGGTGGCCGAGGCGATGGCGATGCCGAGCGCGCGCCCGGCGCGACGCATCGCCAGCAGCGCCACCGGGTCCCCGGCCAGCGCGTCCGCCGCCAACGCCCGCGCGGTGACCGCCCGATCCTCCCGGTACGCCTCCCCAGCGCCGTCCCACCCCGCCCCACCTGCGGACCCACCGGACGCGACAGCGACTCCACCGGAGACGGCGCCAGGCCCACCCGAGACGGCGCTGCGCCCATCCGAGACGGCGTTGGGCACACGGGGGCGGGCAACGAACCCACCCTCGGAGCCGCCTTTCCCCGCCTGGGCATCTGCAGCCCGA
The Nonomuraea helvata genome window above contains:
- a CDS encoding transglycosylase domain-containing protein; this translates as MGAGILVLVGLFAVAWAMTPIPDSTQKEATAQGSVIYYRDGKSVIARQGIDRKNVELAKVPKHVRDAVIAAENRSFYEDGGVSVKGTARAVWSTVSGQQLQGGSTITQQLVRNYYSGLSQERSVTRKFKEILIAMKVDQSKSKDWVLEQYLNTIYFGRGANGVESAARAYFGKHVDQLSVAEGAYLAAVIQQPSRFADPKGADLEAAKVRWQSVIDAMGQTGTLTPEQVAAQRFPQLAAPKKPFELKGQAQYMLEQVTAELNRRGYTDEDINGGGLKIVTTFDKKLMQAAQRAVKDVLPDSTPKKVRTGLAAVDPATGEIVAFYGGKPSQSEHWDSAFSSKVQAGSTFKPYTLAAALDNGFDLSTRVNGNSPMRVASDPKPIPNDSDRSYGQINLVRATQNSVNTAFVDLGQKVGLDKVAAVAEKAGIPKAQIEQQQAYASFPLGVSSVSAVQNASGFSTFANKGTHMEAHVVMSVTDAKGKKKVIEPVATRVVSEQAAADTVYAMQQVVKYGTGTAARLYDRPVAGKTGTTDKSKSVWFNGFTPQLAVAVDMFREDNATVTIPGYGTQFGGQLPAQIWRAFMTEAMAGQPVEEFPEPSDYGWGPDYSTPDNNQDVPQQDYTSPTNPNDWNSTPTPEPTGPTATDPPSTDAPSDNGDGQNGQPDQPPEHTEPPATQAPVPTTGGDTGTDPNTGRPQTG
- a CDS encoding Lrp/AsnC family transcriptional regulator — protein: MTIDDLDARLIALLTEEPRLGVLECSRRLAVARGTVQARLDRLIARGVITGFGPDVSPEALGYGVTAFVSMEIRQIAGHDPVADRLAAIPEVLEVHTITGDSDLLCRVVARTNADLQRVIDRIVDVQGVLRTNSIIALDTPVPYRVLPLVADVPRRS
- the hppD gene encoding 4-hydroxyphenylpyruvate dioxygenase codes for the protein MNDAFPVNGMDAVVFAVGNAKQAAHYYSAAFGMRLVAYRGPENGSRDEVAYVLVSGGATFEFRASLRPGTDLARHVAEHGDGVIDLAIAVPDVEAGYAHAVAHGAKGLAEPYTMEDEHGKVQIAAIATYGETRHTLVDRSNYGGPYLPGYVAAEPLVAPPGTRNGRLFQAIDHCVGNVELGKMDEWVEFYRKVMGFTNMAEFVGDDIATEYSALMSKVVADGSRKVKFPLNEPAISRRKSQIDEFLEFYGGPGVQHIALATNDILTTVDHMRAAGVQFLDTPDSYYDDPELRARIGQVRAPIEELKRRKILVDRDEDGYLLQIFTKPVQDRPTVFFELIERHGSLGFGKGNFKALFEAIEREQERRGNL
- a CDS encoding RDD family protein, whose translation is MGSPPGLAGRWRRLFAGVLDWLIVNVVSAPFTSPGWEYVWDRGRGAWERYPVEHTFLAGLVAFLYFWLLHAFWNGQTLGKRLFGMRVVQERGARITVSQAAVRQAVASALVWLCCVGMLVDLGWILFDPRKQALHDKVARTVVVNA
- a CDS encoding M1 family metallopeptidase, whose protein sequence is MRSYKRWVALMAALVSVLGCAPADKPPLADHRLDDPPPLTEYRPGAAGIGDPDFPTDGNGGYDVSHYDLDIDYVPVTKQLHGVATIKAAATQDLSSFNLDFSGMTVSKVTVNNATATFRRQGSELTVTPSEPIDVKSRFTVKVTYAGQPQPIRDSANLGTFGFVATPDGAFVASEPDGSKTWFPNNDHPADKATYDFTITVPAGVTALANGELVGRPTTAQGKTTFRWRERQPMASYLATATMGMFDLREGRTPAGITEIAAVDPKFKKSLNTLFKLSGEITDYWSTVFGPYPFSSTGGIVDDFAAGYALENQTKPLYGGFEPDPSIIAHELAHQWFGDSLSIKRWSELWLNEGFATYAEWLWSEHKGGKTAEAIFNQEHARPASDPIWAYPPGRARPEDLFNASVYARGAMTLHALRKAIGDATFFKLLKTWTADHRNGNVTTEEFIRLAEQLSGKNLRPLFDAWLFQPQRPA
- a CDS encoding RNA polymerase sigma factor, whose product is MRLNEDPAAFEAFYRRHVDAVMRFVVRRVSDPHLAADLTADIFLAVLDTAHTYVPGRGSEIAWLYGIARNVVSAQHRNAAREARATGRVAGRRLMDDDDLVRMEERVDAERRMRRALEAMRRLPEGERAVLELVAIDQLTVAEAAAALGIRQVTARVRLHRARRALGEVAEVDPQRSEDIHLSPPSGARPQAQPDSQRPESPSSTVYVEGQV
- a CDS encoding ROK family protein, with protein sequence MPNAVSDGRSAVSGGPGAVSGGVAVASGGSAGGAGWDGAGEAYREDRAVTARALAADALAGDPVALLAMRRAGRALGIAIASATHLCDLDLVTIGGGLSQAGEPLFGPLEEALWEHARMRFARRVKVVPAALGQEAGLVGAAALILAGERYWS